In Caretta caretta isolate rCarCar2 chromosome 20, rCarCar1.hap1, whole genome shotgun sequence, a single window of DNA contains:
- the LOC142069684 gene encoding uncharacterized protein LOC142069684, protein MKDRGYNSDQQQCRVKLKELRQAYQKNREANSRSGSEPRHAAPMMSCMPFLGVQPPLPHPFDSINGLSHNRDVHFGDEEDEEEEVEDSAQQASGETIFPESQELFLTLDLEPVPPEPTQGRLPDPPGREETSAANVSILPLSSPSQRLVKIRRRKKCTCDEMFSELMLSSCPEKGQQNAWRQTMLESRKARYERVDRWQVEDNKWRVEDERWRQLADKRQESMLRLLEDQTDMLRHMVEVQERQHEHSPPLQPLCNQPPSSPSSIASSPRRPRTQWGGLRVVDLRVHPRGLPKQQKAGIQ, encoded by the exons atgaaggacagaggctataacagcgACCAGcagcaatgccgcgtgaaacttaaggagctcaggcaagcctaccaaaaaaacagagaggcaaatagccgctcggggtcagagcccagacatgctgctcctatgatgagctgcatgccattcttgggggtgcagccaccactaccccacccctttgactccatcaatggattatcacacaacagggatgtgcattttggggacgaggaagatgaggaggaggaggttgaagatagcgcacagcaagcaagcggagaaaccattttccctgagagccaggaactgtttctcaccctggacctggagccagtaccccccgaacccacccaaggcaggctcccagacccaccaggcagagaagagacatctg ctgctAATGTTTCAatactccccctatcatctccgtcccagaggctagtgaagattagaaggcgaaaaaaatgcacttgtgatgaaatgttctctgagctcatgctgtcctcctgcCCTGAAAAGggccagcagaatgcgtggaggcagacaatgttagAGTCCAGAAAAGCACGATATGAACGCGTGGACAGGTGGCAGGTTGAAGATAATAAGTGGCGGGTTGAAGATGagaggtggcgtcagcttgctgacaaaaggcaggagtcaatgctgaggctactggaggatcaaactgatatgctccggcatatggttgaggtgcaggaaaggcagcatgagcacagtccgccgctgcagcccctgtgtaaccaaccgccctcctccccaagttccatagcctcctcacccagacgcccaagaacgcagtggggcgGCCTCCGGGTGGTGGACCTCCGGGTCCACCCCAGAGGActacccaagcaacagaaagctggcattcaataa